A genome region from Neptunomonas japonica JAMM 1380 includes the following:
- a CDS encoding LysR family transcriptional regulator, producing MDVLSAMGVFVRVVDLKSFSLAAAEMGISSSSVSKQVSQLEQHVGAKLLQRTTRRLFVTDVGAAYYEKCQTILEEVEDAENLVSQLQGKPRGILRITCNMTFGQMQLSKAIPEFMDKHPDVQVDITLDDRAPDLIRDGFDMAIRIADPQLPDSSMIAREISKIPMYICATPTYLETHGYPECAEQLKEHNCLVFVYAANANQWTLERNGKRCTVPVSGDLKANNSLVVRESVLHHRGIANLAGFVISRFVKSGDLVQVFPDHQPELLSIFAVYPDRKYTSPKVSAFIDFFREWLEINHKEDLWAEVVH from the coding sequence ATGGATGTTCTTTCTGCAATGGGTGTCTTTGTTCGTGTCGTTGATCTTAAAAGCTTTTCGTTAGCGGCAGCAGAAATGGGTATCTCCAGCTCTTCCGTGAGTAAGCAGGTTTCACAGCTAGAGCAGCATGTCGGCGCTAAGCTATTGCAAAGAACAACGCGGCGTTTGTTCGTTACCGACGTCGGTGCTGCGTATTATGAAAAATGCCAAACAATTCTGGAAGAAGTAGAAGACGCAGAAAATCTAGTCTCTCAGTTACAAGGCAAGCCACGCGGCATACTGCGTATCACTTGTAATATGACCTTTGGTCAGATGCAGCTATCAAAAGCAATTCCTGAATTTATGGATAAACACCCTGATGTACAGGTCGATATAACCCTAGATGACAGGGCGCCAGACCTCATACGTGATGGCTTTGATATGGCGATTCGTATTGCTGACCCGCAATTGCCGGATTCAAGTATGATCGCGCGTGAGATCTCTAAAATTCCCATGTATATCTGCGCAACACCCACTTACCTTGAGACACACGGCTACCCTGAGTGTGCAGAACAACTCAAAGAACATAATTGCTTGGTGTTTGTGTATGCGGCTAATGCAAACCAGTGGACCCTAGAGAGAAATGGCAAGCGTTGTACTGTTCCTGTCAGCGGTGATTTAAAAGCTAACAATAGCTTAGTGGTCAGAGAGTCTGTTTTGCATCACCGAGGTATCGCCAATTTGGCGGGTTTTGTTATTTCTCGCTTTGTTAAGTCTGGTGACCTAGTGCAGGTTTTTCCAGACCATCAACCGGAACTATTATCAATTTTTGCCGTATATCCTGATCGTAAATACACCTCGCCAAAAGTGAGTGCTTTTATAGATTTTTTCCGTGAATGGTTGGAAATCAATCATAAAGAAGATCTTTGGGCTGAAGTGGTCCATTAA
- a CDS encoding FAD-dependent oxidoreductase, with protein MLNTYTFPEFHYARSADQDSQKTVKHPVVVVGAGPMGLAAAVDLALNDVPVVILDDNNTVSVGSRAVCYAKRFLDISDRLGVGQRLVDKGVTWNIGRVFLDEEQVYSFNMLPEEHHRRPGFINLQQYYMEEYYVDRISQLDNADLRWKNKVINVVEENDHVTLTVGTPEGEYQIQAQYVIACDGANSKVRAMCGLESKGQVFQDRFLIADVVMDPKNFPPERWFWFNPPFHEGQSTLLHRQADNVWRIDFDLGWDADPEEEKKPENIIPRVRAFLGEDVEFELEWASVYTFTCRRMEAFRKGRIFFAGDAAHQVSPFGARGANSGIEDIDNLVWKLKLVMEHRAPESLLDSYSPERVFAADENILNSTRSTDFISPKNAISRVFRDAVLKLAKNYNFARPLVNSGRLSVPPILTESSLNTADSSKFACKVVPGAPCTDGPVMRNGAEDYLLTCLGNTFNGLLFIEQQKDLSQDVLEQLAVLATQEVPVKTFIVARHEMDIELPKGVELLVDKVGAVNERLDATSGTFYLMRPDQLVTARMRQFDQQAVGAALNKALGK; from the coding sequence ATGTTAAATACCTATACTTTCCCCGAGTTTCATTATGCTCGGTCAGCTGATCAAGATTCCCAGAAAACAGTTAAGCATCCCGTCGTCGTTGTTGGCGCTGGACCCATGGGGCTCGCCGCTGCTGTCGATTTAGCGCTTAATGATGTACCCGTTGTTATTCTTGATGATAACAATACGGTGAGTGTTGGCTCACGTGCAGTATGTTATGCCAAACGCTTTCTGGATATTTCTGACAGGCTGGGTGTAGGTCAACGCTTAGTTGATAAAGGTGTGACGTGGAATATCGGAAGAGTGTTTCTGGATGAAGAGCAAGTCTATAGCTTTAACATGCTTCCAGAAGAGCATCATCGTCGACCAGGCTTTATAAACCTTCAGCAGTATTATATGGAAGAGTATTACGTTGATCGCATTAGTCAGCTAGACAATGCAGATTTGCGTTGGAAAAACAAAGTCATCAACGTTGTTGAAGAAAATGACCATGTCACGTTAACAGTGGGTACGCCAGAAGGCGAGTATCAGATCCAAGCACAATATGTGATCGCCTGTGACGGTGCTAACTCTAAAGTTCGCGCTATGTGTGGGTTAGAGTCTAAAGGGCAAGTTTTCCAGGATCGTTTCTTAATTGCTGATGTAGTGATGGATCCTAAAAACTTCCCGCCTGAGCGTTGGTTTTGGTTTAACCCTCCGTTCCATGAAGGCCAATCAACATTATTGCACCGTCAGGCTGATAATGTATGGCGTATTGATTTTGACTTAGGTTGGGATGCTGATCCTGAAGAAGAGAAGAAGCCTGAAAACATTATTCCACGCGTGCGAGCTTTCTTAGGTGAAGATGTTGAGTTTGAACTAGAGTGGGCATCGGTTTACACCTTCACATGCCGTCGTATGGAGGCGTTCCGCAAGGGGCGTATCTTCTTTGCAGGCGATGCTGCACATCAGGTTTCTCCGTTTGGAGCACGTGGTGCTAACTCAGGTATTGAAGATATAGACAATCTAGTGTGGAAACTAAAGCTAGTTATGGAACACCGGGCCCCCGAGTCTTTACTCGATAGCTACTCGCCGGAGCGTGTCTTTGCGGCAGATGAAAACATCCTTAACTCTACACGAAGCACTGACTTTATATCGCCAAAGAATGCCATTAGCCGTGTCTTCCGTGATGCTGTTCTAAAGTTGGCTAAGAACTACAATTTTGCCCGCCCATTGGTGAATAGTGGCCGTTTATCGGTGCCACCAATCTTGACAGAATCATCATTGAACACAGCCGATAGTAGCAAGTTCGCTTGTAAAGTTGTTCCTGGTGCGCCTTGTACCGACGGGCCGGTAATGCGTAATGGTGCAGAAGACTATCTGCTCACATGTTTAGGCAATACGTTTAATGGATTGCTATTTATTGAACAACAAAAAGACCTGAGCCAAGATGTTTTGGAGCAGCTTGCCGTGTTGGCTACTCAAGAAGTTCCCGTTAAAACCTTTATCGTAGCACGCCATGAAATGGATATTGAGCTTCCAAAAGGGGTTGAGCTGTTAGTCGATAAAGTAGGCGCAGTAAATGAGCGCTTAGATGCTACATCAGGAACATTTTATTTGATGCGTCCTGACCAGCTAGTAACCGCACGTATGCGCCAGTTTGATCAGCAAGCCGTTGGCGCGGCATTGAATAAAGCACTGGGCAAGTAA
- a CDS encoding DUF2783 domain-containing protein: MSTLITEANLPRPDDFYQVLTDMHRDLTDEQSADVNARLILLLSNHIGDQGVLEEAMTIAREHIS, encoded by the coding sequence ATGAGCACATTAATTACCGAAGCAAACCTGCCACGTCCAGATGATTTTTATCAAGTACTCACGGATATGCATAGAGACCTAACCGATGAGCAAAGTGCTGATGTGAATGCTCGCCTAATATTATTATTGAGCAACCACATTGGTGATCAAGGCGTATTAGAAGAAGCGATGACAATTGCTCGTGAGCATATTAGCTGA
- the maiA gene encoding maleylacetoacetate isomerase, with product MILYDYCRSSAAYRVRIALNLKGLAYEQVAVNLVTGEHREESHIERNAQALVPVLEDNGVQLTQSMAISEYLDEAYPQTSQLLTGSAIERAQQRAFALAIACDIHPVNNLRVLQYLVGEMGVDAEKKMQWYHHWIHTTFKALEMKLENRAAQTDFCCGDQPSIADICLVPQVFNANRFEVDMSLYPLIAAINERCLQIDAFRKAHPDLQPGA from the coding sequence ATGATTTTATATGATTACTGCAGATCATCAGCTGCATACCGTGTTCGTATTGCCTTGAACCTAAAAGGCCTTGCTTATGAGCAAGTCGCCGTAAACTTGGTAACGGGTGAGCATCGTGAAGAGTCGCATATAGAGCGCAACGCACAAGCATTAGTCCCTGTACTTGAAGATAATGGCGTGCAACTAACGCAATCAATGGCGATTAGTGAATACTTAGATGAAGCGTATCCACAAACGTCTCAGCTGCTCACAGGTTCTGCTATTGAAAGAGCCCAGCAAAGAGCTTTTGCCTTGGCTATTGCATGTGATATCCATCCCGTTAATAACTTACGTGTGCTTCAGTATTTAGTGGGCGAGATGGGCGTTGATGCAGAAAAGAAAATGCAATGGTATCACCACTGGATTCACACAACGTTTAAAGCGCTTGAGATGAAGTTAGAAAATAGGGCAGCACAAACTGACTTTTGCTGTGGCGATCAACCATCCATTGCAGATATCTGCCTTGTTCCTCAGGTGTTTAATGCAAACCGCTTTGAAGTAGATATGTCTTTGTATCCGCTTATTGCGGCTATTAATGAGCGCTGCTTGCAAATAGACGCCTTTAGAAAAGCGCACCCAGATTTACAACCAGGTGCGTAG
- a CDS encoding EAL and HDOD domain-containing protein: MNDAEMGSQVLMARQPIFDRQQRVVAYEILYRTDGDSETAVFRGTEATSEVLLNEYTSICDAGEVRVVPAFINLTYDIVVDGNIPDLPKKQIVLELLEDAHVDEAFINGVRKLADQGYRIALDDFIYSPEYIPLLEIAHIVKIDVLEHTHDEMVQLIKTIKPYKCALLAEKIETHEMLDTCISLGFKLFQGYFLSRPKLVKGKKISTGQIALLQLMQALQNPDAKPEALEKLIITDPVLTYKLLRIVNSAAYSLIRKVESVSEAIVLLGIPQVKKWTTLIAMSANSDKPEELSRALLIRGRMSEQVAQQQNKSNAPSYFMAGMMSGLHALLDIERDKMLEQVPLGDDIKEAICDGTGDIGVVLNNVINYEAGNWELLPTDFDDVIYEKGYREAMEWTREAMQAMSESI; this comes from the coding sequence ATGAATGATGCCGAAATGGGCAGCCAGGTCTTAATGGCACGCCAGCCAATTTTTGACCGACAACAACGTGTCGTTGCGTATGAAATATTGTACCGAACAGATGGCGATTCAGAAACAGCCGTTTTCCGAGGCACTGAGGCTACGAGTGAAGTACTTTTAAACGAATACACCTCTATATGTGATGCGGGTGAGGTTAGGGTTGTTCCCGCTTTTATTAACCTTACCTATGACATCGTGGTAGACGGGAATATTCCTGATCTACCCAAAAAACAGATTGTGCTCGAGTTACTCGAAGATGCCCATGTTGATGAGGCTTTTATCAATGGCGTGCGCAAACTCGCTGACCAGGGATACCGCATTGCACTGGATGATTTTATCTATAGTCCCGAGTACATTCCGCTCTTAGAAATAGCGCACATTGTTAAGATTGATGTACTTGAACATACTCACGATGAGATGGTTCAACTGATTAAAACCATTAAACCGTATAAATGCGCCTTACTTGCTGAAAAAATTGAAACGCATGAAATGCTTGATACTTGTATTTCTCTTGGATTTAAACTGTTTCAAGGCTACTTTTTATCAAGGCCTAAGCTTGTTAAGGGCAAGAAAATAAGCACAGGTCAAATAGCCCTACTACAACTAATGCAGGCATTACAGAACCCTGACGCAAAGCCAGAAGCACTTGAAAAACTGATTATCACAGACCCTGTACTCACTTATAAACTGTTGCGCATTGTTAACTCTGCCGCCTACTCTTTGATCCGCAAGGTCGAGTCAGTATCAGAAGCGATTGTTTTACTGGGTATACCGCAAGTCAAAAAGTGGACAACGCTCATAGCGATGTCTGCAAACTCAGACAAACCTGAAGAGCTGTCTCGTGCACTTCTCATTAGAGGCCGCATGTCTGAGCAAGTAGCTCAGCAGCAAAACAAGAGTAATGCGCCTAGCTATTTTATGGCAGGTATGATGTCTGGGTTACATGCTCTATTAGATATTGAACGGGATAAAATGCTTGAACAAGTCCCGTTAGGTGACGATATCAAAGAAGCTATTTGTGATGGCACAGGTGATATTGGAGTAGTACTTAACAACGTTATAAATTATGAAGCAGGTAACTGGGAATTACTGCCAACAGACTTTGACGATGTTATTTATGAAAAAGGCTACCGTGAAGCAATGGAGTGGACTCGGGAAGCCATGCAAGCCATGTCCGAGTCCATCTAA
- the ylqF gene encoding ribosome biogenesis GTPase YlqF, with the protein MTINWFPGHMHKARKEIAKVMDEIDAVIEVLDARLPLSSENPLVNSLRKGKPVLKILNKSDLADPTKTAQWLNYFNGLENIKAISLDQDQKKLINSIPEMCKQMVPVRVNQDRPVRVMIMGIPNVGKSTLINALLGRRIAKVGNEPAVTKNQKRYILKNGMALSDTPGFLWPKIEDQESGYRLAASGAIRDTAIEYELVALFAAQFMLNEYPQRLLERYKLKELPVGSDELLDEIGRKRGGLRPGGVVDLHKASEVLLHDMRGGKLGPITFETVAEWIFKQEEAIRLQKEAEEAQLQLEADAAKKALENQNYRKSGENKYDA; encoded by the coding sequence ATGACGATCAACTGGTTTCCCGGACATATGCATAAAGCCCGTAAGGAAATTGCCAAGGTCATGGATGAAATTGATGCCGTGATAGAGGTATTAGATGCGCGCTTACCGTTGTCTAGTGAGAACCCATTGGTTAATTCATTACGCAAAGGAAAACCTGTACTAAAAATCCTTAACAAGAGCGACTTGGCAGACCCTACTAAAACAGCGCAATGGTTAAATTACTTTAATGGTTTAGAAAACATTAAAGCGATTAGCTTAGACCAAGACCAGAAAAAGCTGATCAATAGCATCCCAGAGATGTGTAAACAGATGGTACCTGTTCGTGTGAATCAAGACCGTCCTGTACGTGTCATGATTATGGGTATTCCAAATGTTGGAAAATCGACATTGATTAATGCCTTACTGGGGCGGCGAATTGCTAAAGTAGGTAACGAGCCTGCTGTTACTAAAAACCAAAAACGCTACATCTTAAAAAATGGTATGGCGTTATCGGATACACCGGGTTTTCTTTGGCCTAAAATTGAAGATCAAGAATCGGGGTATCGCTTGGCAGCAAGTGGTGCGATTCGTGATACAGCAATTGAATATGAACTGGTTGCACTGTTTGCTGCACAGTTCATGCTAAATGAATACCCGCAACGACTGCTTGAGCGCTATAAGCTGAAAGAGTTACCTGTAGGCAGTGATGAGTTGTTAGATGAGATTGGCCGTAAGCGTGGAGGGTTGCGCCCGGGGGGGGTAGTTGACCTTCATAAAGCGTCAGAGGTGCTATTGCATGATATGCGAGGAGGTAAGCTGGGGCCTATTACCTTTGAAACAGTAGCTGAGTGGATATTTAAACAAGAAGAAGCTATTCGTTTGCAAAAAGAAGCCGAAGAAGCACAATTGCAGCTTGAAGCCGATGCAGCAAAAAAAGCGCTGGAAAACCAAAATTATAGAAAGTCTGGAGAAAATAAGTATGACGCGTAA
- a CDS encoding NAD(P)/FAD-dependent oxidoreductase has product MKYDVVIIGAGASGLMCAATAGYRGKSVLVIEHTNKVGRKILMSGGGRSNFTNLHNTADNFVSENPHFCKSALSRYSVRDFIELVERHGVDYHEKTLGQLFCDDSSKEILRVLLTECEWAGVEIHKEVTVKQVQKQAQGYQLDTTEGKIQAQSVVIATGGLSIPNGGATPFAYEVATQYGLTVLPTSAGLVPFTLQPDLLEPLKPLSGVSHRITASVGEVSFTENMLFTHRGVSGPAILQISSYWHSSDEVEINFFPEFDLLIWLKDQREQRPKADISTVMSQKMSKRMAQILCELFSLSGNMADKGNAELEKISQAFCHWRVKPSGTEGYRTAEVTLGGISTTEVSQKTMEANKAPGLFFIGECLDVTGHLGGHNFQWAWACGFAAGQAV; this is encoded by the coding sequence GTGAAATACGATGTTGTAATTATTGGAGCCGGTGCTTCCGGCTTAATGTGTGCTGCTACTGCGGGCTATCGTGGTAAATCAGTACTGGTGATCGAACATACCAACAAAGTAGGCCGTAAAATTCTGATGTCCGGAGGCGGGCGCAGTAACTTTACTAATTTACATAATACGGCTGATAACTTTGTTTCAGAAAATCCGCACTTTTGTAAATCAGCATTGAGCCGTTATTCTGTTCGTGATTTTATCGAGCTAGTTGAGCGCCACGGCGTGGACTATCACGAGAAAACATTAGGGCAGTTGTTTTGTGATGACAGCAGTAAAGAAATACTACGTGTACTGCTCACTGAGTGTGAGTGGGCTGGCGTAGAGATCCATAAAGAAGTCACCGTTAAGCAAGTACAAAAACAGGCCCAAGGTTACCAACTGGACACAACTGAAGGTAAGATACAGGCACAATCCGTTGTGATAGCAACAGGTGGCTTATCGATCCCTAATGGTGGCGCCACACCATTTGCCTACGAAGTGGCAACACAGTATGGCTTAACGGTTTTGCCTACATCAGCAGGGCTCGTTCCTTTTACCTTACAGCCTGACTTGTTAGAGCCGCTTAAACCATTGTCAGGTGTATCGCATCGTATTACAGCCAGCGTTGGCGAGGTCTCTTTTACCGAAAATATGTTGTTTACGCATAGGGGGGTGAGTGGCCCCGCAATCTTGCAAATATCCTCCTATTGGCATTCTAGTGACGAAGTTGAGATCAACTTCTTCCCTGAATTTGACCTTTTGATATGGCTAAAAGACCAACGAGAACAACGACCTAAAGCTGATATATCAACCGTAATGTCACAAAAGATGAGTAAGCGAATGGCGCAAATACTGTGCGAGCTATTCTCTTTAAGTGGGAATATGGCTGACAAGGGTAACGCTGAGCTAGAGAAAATCTCACAAGCATTTTGCCATTGGCGGGTAAAACCTTCGGGTACAGAAGGGTACCGTACGGCCGAAGTAACCTTAGGTGGAATATCAACCACCGAAGTATCGCAAAAAACCATGGAAGCGAATAAAGCACCTGGCCTATTTTTTATTGGTGAATGCCTAGATGTAACAGGGCACTTAGGTGGCCACAACTTCCAATGGGCGTGGGCATGCGGTTTTGCGGCAGGGCAGGCTGTTTGA
- a CDS encoding carboxymuconolactone decarboxylase family protein: protein MDNKTKELIAIGSSMATNCMPCLEFHIGKAKSHGASMKELIIASKIGIHVKAGAAEKMESYASKIIQGFSEEEVEDICNCD, encoded by the coding sequence ATGGACAATAAAACTAAAGAGTTAATAGCTATTGGCTCATCTATGGCGACAAATTGTATGCCCTGTCTAGAGTTTCATATAGGCAAAGCCAAAAGTCATGGCGCTAGCATGAAGGAACTAATTATTGCTTCAAAGATTGGCATTCATGTAAAAGCAGGCGCAGCGGAGAAAATGGAAAGTTATGCATCCAAAATTATCCAAGGATTTAGCGAGGAGGAGGTTGAAGACATCTGTAATTGCGACTAG
- a CDS encoding DMT family transporter, giving the protein MTAETKHEADRIRSAIVTIILTVFALALGDAIIKGVSASFTLWQIFFLRSAIAAPILVAVLKTRKQLTFILPNHFWWTMLRSLMLTLMWVTYYASLPHVNLSVAAAAYYTLPLFITIFASVFLGDTIGKIGWLEIALGFVGVLMVLQPRIEDFNWYALLPVSSAILYALAMVLTRSRCKSENVIVLSLWLNLMMLFTGAILTLVLMLLQPSPQVVEGQEFLFGPWSEMSDKEWVVIGILSVAILVGSVGAAYAYQNGPPATIATFDFAYVAFAVLWGVVMFQEIPSAVGAIGMFLIVFAGILAVRAKGRSHTPPNKERNADSGAGAPPPVR; this is encoded by the coding sequence TTGACCGCTGAAACAAAACATGAAGCCGATAGAATTCGTTCCGCAATTGTTACGATCATATTAACTGTGTTCGCACTTGCACTTGGAGATGCTATTATTAAGGGAGTCAGTGCCAGTTTTACCCTCTGGCAAATCTTCTTTCTGCGCTCTGCCATCGCTGCCCCTATTCTCGTTGCAGTCCTCAAAACCCGGAAACAGCTCACGTTTATCTTACCAAATCATTTTTGGTGGACGATGTTGCGAAGTTTGATGCTAACCTTAATGTGGGTTACGTACTATGCCTCACTTCCTCACGTCAATTTATCGGTAGCGGCTGCGGCTTACTACACACTGCCCCTCTTCATTACTATCTTTGCTTCTGTATTTCTTGGCGACACAATTGGCAAGATTGGATGGCTAGAGATAGCACTTGGGTTCGTAGGGGTTTTAATGGTACTTCAACCACGAATCGAAGATTTTAACTGGTATGCACTCTTACCAGTATCGTCCGCTATCTTATACGCCTTGGCGATGGTACTCACTCGATCTCGTTGCAAGTCGGAGAATGTCATCGTGCTTTCTCTCTGGCTGAATTTAATGATGCTCTTCACCGGAGCAATACTAACCTTGGTACTCATGTTGCTCCAGCCAAGTCCGCAGGTAGTTGAAGGCCAGGAGTTCCTTTTCGGCCCCTGGTCAGAAATGAGCGATAAGGAGTGGGTGGTGATAGGTATTCTTTCGGTAGCAATTCTGGTTGGTAGCGTAGGGGCGGCATACGCCTACCAAAATGGACCGCCTGCCACAATAGCAACCTTTGATTTTGCTTATGTGGCGTTTGCGGTCCTTTGGGGCGTGGTCATGTTTCAGGAGATCCCCAGTGCTGTTGGCGCGATTGGTATGTTTCTGATAGTGTTTGCAGGAATTCTAGCTGTCCGAGCAAAGGGAAGGAGTCATACCCCGCCTAACAAGGAGCGAAACGCGGATTCCGGCGCAGGAGCGCCTCCACCGGTTCGCTGA
- a CDS encoding DUF4345 domain-containing protein, with protein sequence MVFSFFTICIIGLLYGASPSWFFRSFLLESPPPGVDQSHILRAVMMLYIALGLFWLYCAFSEKYRDAGIVVLCVFCGGLVTGRILSVVIDGIPSPLLVLYVFIELSVVPLCIWLLRRDNQ encoded by the coding sequence TTGGTTTTCTCGTTTTTTACTATTTGTATCATTGGGTTACTATATGGAGCTTCCCCTAGCTGGTTCTTTCGTTCTTTTCTATTAGAGTCGCCTCCACCGGGTGTTGATCAGTCACATATTCTTAGGGCGGTGATGATGCTCTATATTGCGCTAGGGTTATTTTGGCTTTACTGCGCTTTTTCGGAGAAATACAGAGATGCAGGCATTGTTGTACTTTGTGTGTTTTGCGGTGGGCTTGTAACAGGTCGAATTTTGAGTGTAGTTATTGACGGAATTCCTTCTCCATTATTGGTTTTATATGTTTTTATAGAGTTAAGTGTGGTTCCTTTATGTATATGGCTTTTAAGGCGTGATAACCAATAA
- a CDS encoding SLC13 family permease: protein MNTDQWLISGVLMLTLVLFVWGKYRHDVVAAIALGLCVLAGLVAAEDAFTGFSHPAVVTVAAVLVISDALRRSGVVDMIVQKILPYTENPLSHILIMTTVVTVASAFMNNVGALALMLPVALATCSKHQRSPALILMPLAFGSILGGMTTAIGTPPNIIIAMMRAEVSGESFNMFDFSPVGVAIAIMGVLFITLVGWRLIPAARLKSSSPEQLFAIDEYLTEVIITTGSGLVGRPVEDIDGLDDGSIEVVGVAHRHGKTMSLRPGQLLNAGDILILQADPSEVQPLLDKNDLELITSADKKFSELTQGDLTLVEGVIKKGSVLEGRDVPFLRRRSGSSLALVGLAREGQQVRRRLRRKQFKAGDILLLQGAADDVGEQLSELGMIPLAERNLSLGQPKKIAIALAIFTIAIGLGVAKVLPLAIVFCLAVVVYLLLDILPVRNLYDAVDWPVIILLSAMIPVGSALQSTGLTQLLATQVLALTEGIPVYLVIGLVLVVTMFLSDIINNAATAVIMAPLAYGLAMGLGVSPDPFFMAVAVGASCAFLTPIGHQSNTLVLGPGGYAFGDYWRMGLPLEVMIVLLAVPLILLVWPL, encoded by the coding sequence TTGAATACGGATCAATGGCTGATTAGCGGCGTTTTGATGTTAACGCTGGTGCTCTTTGTTTGGGGAAAGTATCGTCATGATGTTGTGGCCGCTATTGCACTGGGGCTGTGTGTGCTTGCTGGCCTAGTAGCGGCCGAAGATGCCTTTACCGGTTTTAGCCACCCTGCCGTTGTAACGGTGGCAGCGGTGCTGGTGATTTCAGATGCGCTACGCCGCTCCGGTGTAGTGGATATGATCGTACAAAAAATACTGCCCTACACCGAAAACCCACTCAGCCATATCCTGATTATGACGACCGTCGTCACAGTCGCGTCTGCCTTTATGAATAATGTAGGGGCTCTGGCGCTAATGTTACCGGTTGCACTGGCAACCTGCAGTAAGCACCAGCGCTCGCCAGCGTTGATTCTTATGCCGCTGGCCTTTGGCAGTATTTTGGGCGGTATGACAACAGCCATAGGCACACCGCCCAATATTATTATTGCCATGATGCGCGCCGAAGTAAGTGGAGAATCATTCAACATGTTTGATTTTTCACCTGTGGGGGTGGCTATCGCCATTATGGGCGTGCTCTTTATCACGCTGGTGGGCTGGCGTCTGATACCGGCTGCACGCCTTAAGAGCAGCTCACCTGAGCAGCTCTTCGCTATTGATGAGTACCTAACAGAAGTGATCATCACTACTGGTTCTGGTTTGGTGGGGCGCCCGGTAGAAGATATTGATGGGCTAGATGATGGCAGTATCGAGGTGGTGGGTGTGGCTCACCGCCATGGCAAAACGATGTCGTTGCGTCCAGGCCAGTTGCTTAATGCCGGCGATATTCTGATCTTGCAGGCCGACCCATCTGAAGTACAGCCTTTACTCGATAAGAACGATCTAGAGCTGATCACCAGTGCCGATAAAAAATTCTCCGAACTGACACAAGGCGATCTAACCCTAGTAGAAGGCGTTATAAAGAAAGGTTCGGTGCTAGAAGGGCGTGATGTGCCTTTTTTACGTAGGCGCAGTGGTAGTTCTTTGGCGCTGGTGGGTTTGGCACGTGAAGGACAGCAGGTTCGTAGGCGGTTGCGTCGCAAACAGTTTAAAGCCGGTGATATTTTGTTGCTGCAGGGGGCTGCGGATGATGTTGGGGAGCAACTCAGCGAGCTGGGTATGATTCCACTGGCCGAGCGAAACCTAAGCCTAGGACAGCCGAAAAAAATCGCTATCGCGTTGGCCATTTTTACTATCGCTATTGGGCTGGGTGTTGCCAAGGTATTGCCGCTAGCAATCGTATTTTGTCTTGCTGTTGTCGTCTATTTGTTACTGGATATTCTTCCGGTTCGTAACCTTTACGACGCTGTTGACTGGCCAGTGATTATCCTGCTATCAGCCATGATTCCGGTGGGCTCGGCTCTGCAAAGCACAGGGCTTACACAATTATTAGCGACGCAGGTTTTGGCGCTGACTGAAGGTATTCCGGTGTATCTCGTTATCGGTTTGGTGTTGGTTGTTACTATGTTCCTGTCAGATATCATCAATAATGCAGCTACTGCTGTGATTATGGCACCGTTAGCTTATGGACTCGCTATGGGGTTGGGTGTAAGTCCGGATCCATTTTTTATGGCTGTGGCTGTTGGTGCTTCCTGTGCCTTTTTAACTCCGATAGGGCACCAATCAAACACCTTGGTGTTGGGACCTGGAGGGTACGCGTTCGGTGACTATTGGCGTATGGGCTTGCCTCTAGAAGTTATGATTGTACTATTGGCGGTACCGCTGATTCTGTTGGTTTGGCCGCTTTAG